Proteins encoded within one genomic window of Trichoderma asperellum chromosome 2, complete sequence:
- a CDS encoding uncharacterized protein (TransMembrane:11 (o132-153i165-188o208-233i245-266o295-319i368-387o407-426i447-466o472-499i506-529o541-562i)), producing MYDLIRDAPLGQAIRFLSGKRLFKYPEEDAGFVLPPQYTARLKEEKSNVGSSPDQGIFDDTQTTQHRLGDIENIGGEWMDEHDVHGEREIELQRTKSVPIVPEKTNDGVVLVDWYTTDDPANPQNWSRLKKYWITGVLCTYTFGVYCGGPVYVASASGVEQRFSVGPVASSLGLALYVCAFGVGDLIFSPITEIPVVGRNHVYYMTYIVYWALSFAPPVINSFGGLIVLRFLLGFFGSPALANGGASVGDIYSLLYVPYGLCWWAFGGYQGPSIGPLIGGFAAQAKGWRWPMWEVVWLSSIILVLLLALMPETSADNILLRRARRLRKLTGNPNLQSQSEINQRHISTYSIVKTVLIRPTEIMLKDPSVFFIHVYTAYFYAVFYTFFEVFPLVFPVIYGFNEGETGLAFVSCLIGSTTALFSYFAYLYFYMIPDNIKNGLRAQEHRLVPAIFGSVFLPVGLFIFAWTARESVHWIVCLIGVALVVYGEFIVMQSLFIYLPMSYPQYAASLFAGNSVLRSTLAGGAVLFSRPLFVNLGVARGVSLLAGISVAGIIGTTLIYFFGAKLRARSTFAAS from the coding sequence ATGTACGACCTTATTCGCGACGCGCCTCTTGGCCAGGCGATTCGTTTCCTCTCAGGAAAGCGGCTGTTTAAATATCCAGAAGAGGATGCAGGCTTTGTATTGCCACCGCAGTATACGGCACGactaaaagaagagaagtccAATGTCGGAAGCTCGCCAGACCAGGGGATATTTGATGATACCCAGACAACTCAGCATCGCTTAGGCGATATCGAAAATATTGGGGGTGAGTGGATGGATGAGCATGATGTTCATGGTGAGCGAGAAATAGAACTGCAGCGCACGAAATCCGTTCCAATTGTTCCCGAAAAAACCAATGACGGCGTCGTCCTTGTTGATTGGTACACGACCGATGATCCTGCGAACCCACAGAATTGGTCAAGGCTCAAGAAGTATTGGATCACTGGTGTGCTTTGCACCTACACATTTGGCGTGTATTGTGGTGGACCAGTATATGTGGCATCAGCCTCAGGGGTTGAGCAACGCTTCAGCGTAGGCCCTGTTGCTTCTAGCCTGGGTCTTGCACTCTATGTGTGTGCTTTTGGCGTGGGTGATCTGATCTTCTCCCCTATTACCGAGATCCCTGTTGTTGGGCGCAACCATGTTTATTACATGACCTATATTGTCTACTGGGCGCTCTCATTCGCTCCACCGGTCATCAACAGCTTCGGTGGTCTGATAGTCCTGCGATTCTTATTAGGATTCTTTGGTAGCCCAGCGCTTGCTAATGGCGGAGCTTCTGTTGGTGATATATACAGCTTACTATACGTCCCTTATGGTCTCTGCTGGTGGGCTTTTGGAGGATACCAAGGCCCTTCCATAGGACCATTGATTGGTGGTTTTGCTGCTCAGGCAAAAGGCTGGAGGTGGCCAATGTGGGAAGTTGTCTGGCTTTCGTCAATCATCCTAGTGCTGCTTTTGGCTCTCATGCCCGAGACATCGGCGGATAATATCTTGTTACGCCGCGCACGCCGTCTTCGCAAACTGACCGGCAACCCTAATCTGCAGTCTCAAAGTGAGATCAACCAACGACACATCAGCACGTACAGCATTGTCAAGACTGTCCTCATCCGACCGACTGAGATTATGCTTAAAGACCCTTCTGTCTTCTTCATTCATGTCTACACAGCATATTTCTACGCGGTTTTCTATACATTTTTCGAGGTCTTTCCGCTTGTCTTCCCGGTTATATATGGATTCAACGAAGGCGAGACTGGACTTGCATTTGTATCATGTCTTATCGGCAGTACAACCGCTTTATTCTCCTACTTTGCATACCTTTATTTCTATATGATTCCAGATAATATCAAAAACGGCCTGCGAGCGCAAGAGCATAGACTTGTACCGGCGATCTTTGGCTCAGTTTTCCTCCCAGTgggcttatttattttcgcCTGGACAGCCAGGGAATCAGTTCATTGGATCGTGTGCTTAATTGGCGTTGCTCTCGTTGTGTACGGAGAATTTATCGTCATGCAGTCGCTGTTCATCTATCTGCCAATGTCGTATCCGCAATATGCTGCATCTCTTTTTGCTGGTAACAGTGTTTTGAGATCAACTCTTGCTGGTGGCGCCGTGCTTTTCTCCCGGCCATTGTTCGTCAATCTGGGAGTAGCTAGGGGTGTTTCTCTGCTGGCAGGTATAAGTGTTGCAGGTATCATTGGAACGACTCTGATCTACTTCTTTGGCGCGAAATTGCGAGCCAGGTCTACTTTTGCCGCCAGCTAA
- a CDS encoding uncharacterized protein (TransMembrane:1 (o18-40i)~EggNog:ENOG41), with protein MLLAAEALFFNLPPGLALVLWLIVIGNVYLISIPIYNVWFHPLRKYPGPRLWAATRIPYTRMIFSGMSHRKILELHQHYGDIVRVAPDELAYCNGAAWNDIMGHRKRGQGENGKDPIFWRTQQHSVISADRENHTRMRRTLAHGFSAQAMLDQQPLIQGYVDMLINRLRETCDDGNRPMEMTSWYNWTTFDIIGDLAFGEPFGCLQNSDYHPWVSLVFQRIRGGAINNALRRFPFGERLIQFLIPKEARKKFHAHFQLTQEKVNKRLADTNPRPDFMEVMTKREGDMKFSYPELVDNASLLIIAGSETTATTLSGVTYMLLTHQEILQKTIDEVRSSFSSEAEIDLLSVQKLGYMMAVLQETLRMYPPVPATIPRKAQPGGDMICGQYVPENTILGIWQWPTYHSEKNFTLPDSFIPERWLGDARFSNDCQEALQPFSYGPRNCIGKNLAYAEMRLILAKILWNFDISLHPDSKNWYEEHKAYTLWQKPDLNIYIKPRVIV; from the exons ATGCTGTTGGCTGCCGAGGCTCTGTTTTTTAACCTGCCGCCTGGACTCGCTCTAGTGCTATGGCTCATTGTTATT GGGAATGTATATCTTATTTCAATCCCAATCTATAATGTCTGGTTCCATCCCCTTCGAAAGTACCCAGGCCCTAGGCTATGGGCCGCAACTCGGATCCCATACACGCGTATGATCTTCTCTGGCATGTCTCACCGGAAAATCCTCGAATTACATCAGCATTATGGAGATATTGTGCGTGTGGCGCCTGACGAGCTGGCCTACTGCAATGGTGCTGCCTGGAATGATATCATGGGCCACCGAAAACGCGGCCAGGGAGAGAACGGCAAAGATCCAATCTTCTGGAGGACACAGCAGCACAGTGTAATCAGCGCCGATCGCGAAAACCATACGCGAATGAGAAGAACATTGGCTCATGGTTTCTCAGCCCAAGCAATGTTGGATCAGCAACCTCTTATACAAGGCTATGTCGACATGTTGATTAACCGACTGCGAGAGACCTGTGACGATGGCAATCGGCCTATGGAGATGACATCTTGGTATAACTGGACGACGTTTGACATCATCGGCGACTTGGCCTTTGGAGAACCATTCGGTTGCCTGCAAAACTCTGACTACCACCCTTGGGTATCACTAGTATTCCAAAGAATTCGCGGAGGCGCAATCAACAACGCTCTGCGCCGGTTTCCCTTTGGGGAAAGACTGATACAATTTCTTATTCCAAAGGAAGCACGCAAAAAGTTTCATGCGCACTTTCAACTCACACAAGAGAAGGTCAATAAAAGATTGGCTGACACTAACCCACGACCAGATTTTATGGAAGTTATGACGAAAAGGGAGGGAGACATG AAATTCTCTTATCCAGAGCTTGTGGACAATGCAAGTCTACTTATTATTGCCGGATCGGAAACAACTGCAACGACCTTATCTGGAGTCACCTATATGCTACTGACCCACCAGGAAATCTTGCAAAAGACGATAGACGAAGTGCGATCGAGCTTTTCAAGCGAAGCTGAGATTGATCTTCTCAGCGTGCAGAAGCTGGGCTATATGATGGCCGTGCTACAAGAAACGCTTCGCATGTATCCTCCTGTCCCAGCTACCATACCACGCAAAGCGCAGCCTGGTGGCGATATGATATGCGGACAGTACGTTCCAGAAAAC ACCATTTTGGGCATTTGGCAATGGCCAACGTATCACAGTGAAAAGAATTTCACCTTGCCTGATTCCTTTATTCCGGAACGATGGCTGGGCGATGCCCGGTTTTCGAATGATTGCCAAGAAGCGCTTCAGCCATTTTCATATGGACCAAGAAATTGCATTGGGAAGAA TCTTGCATATGCCGAAATGCGCTTAATTTTGGCAAAGATCTTGTGGAACTTCGACATCAGCCTTCATCCTGATAGTAAAAATTGGTATGAGGAACACAAGGCTTACACGCTCTGGCAAAAACCAGatcttaatatttatataaaaccaAGAGTAATTGTATAG
- a CDS encoding uncharacterized protein (EggNog:ENOG41~TransMembrane:7 (o18-39i51-67o79-99i120-139o159-181i202-223o238-257i)), translating into MGNGDNCNPNWKDASFSYYKYVPSLAAAGIFTGFFFLAFAGHSFRMIKARAWFLIEVLGFAGRAVSANQEPGCWTQPPYLVQTLFILLAPALFAASVYMTLGRIIEVVDGEKYAIIKRRWLTKIFVCGDIVCFLLLGGGGGMLASAKTNKSAFDLGNNIIIGGLVLQLLWFGLFVVITLLFHRRMMLSPTARSYQPDIKWRSYLHALYVASALIIVRNIFRLIEYCQGSNGYLMTTEVFVYCLDALPMFLVVAWFLWKYPGEISGLLRRKELYDGSMHEI; encoded by the exons ATGGGTAACGGTGATAACTGCAACCCAAACTGGAAGGATGCATCCTTTTCCTATTACAAATATGTCCCGTCTCTTGCTGCCGCAGGGATATTCaccggcttcttctttttagcaTTCGCCGGTCATTCATTTCGAATGATCAAAGCGAGGGCTTGGTTTCTAA TCGAGGTCCTTGGTTTCGCCGGCAGAGCAGTTTCGGCAAATCAAGAGCCAGGATGTTGGACGCAGCCGCCTTATCTTGTCCAAACATTATTCATCTTGTTGGCTCCGGCATTATTCGCAGCTTCCGTTTATATGACTCTTGGACGAATTATCGAGGTCGTGGACGGAGAAAAATATGCAATTATCAAACGAAGATGGCTTACGAAGATATTTGTTTGCGGAGATATCGtatgctttcttctcctcggtGGCG GTGGTGGCATGCTGGCCTCTGCAAAGACGAACAAATCAGCATTCGACTTGGGCAACAATATCATCATCGGCGGACttgtgctgcagctgctgtggtTTGGACTTTTCGTTGTGATAACTCTCCTATTTCACCGTCGAATGATGCTCTCCCCGACAGCCCGAAGTTACCAGCCAGATATAAAATGGAGAAGTTACCTCCACGCTCTATATGTTGCCAGTGCACTCATTATCGTGCGGAATATTTTCCGTCTTATTGAGTATTGCCAGGGAAGCAATGGCTATTTAATGACTACAGAGGTCTTTGTCTATTGCCTCGATGCCTTACCGATGTTTTTGGTTGTTGCTTGGTTTCTTTGGAAATATCCTGGAGAAATTAGCGGACTCCTTCGAAGAAAGGAGTTATATGACGGTTCAATGCATGAGATTTGA
- a CDS encoding uncharacterized protein (MEROPS:MER0004220), translating to MTFSNYQHIVLKGLPYDRGYTHGEQAKQKILDSLAHYHKPGKLLPWDISQRIIKEVYLPGIEKFFPEALPELRGIADGAGVDLDQILFLNSRYDLARVRGPTIRPCPSTKPSSAANTSQAVNGHVAQNGFHNISSSDEPTDIQELQECTTAGFLAESMDNSDVMLAQNWDMSANVFLKDTAVYLEIHPDPSEDLPVMFVTTEAGQLGRSGFNSAGLGVCASSLMSTEDYFPLDLTLPPGSEQQPLLPMSLVRRQFLHNINFANALINVKNAPRHLSNKLIVGTADNFVMSMEITPSAVHLGYPSNGDNFIVGSNHFISESFQASKWNDRYPGGSSWFRAVRVAQKVRPFNTKQLSAEKVTEAFCDHLSLPSSVCQHMEDCTVKNVPDYPYKGAQTTLAHIRYNLTKRTATVCKGPPCMGVFNEYSLPVTSNLNSEGTPTG from the exons ATGACATTCTCGAACTACCAGCATATTGTTCTCAAGGGACTGCCGTACGACCGCGGCTATACCCACGGAGAGCAAGCCAAGCAAAAGATTCTTGATAGCCTCGCTCATTACCACAAACCAGGGAAACTACTGCCATG GGACATATCTCAACGCATCATCAAGGAAGTTTACCTTCCAGGAATAGAGAAATTCTTTCCCGAAGCGCTACCTGAGCTTCGGGGTATTGCTGATGGTGCTGGGGTTGATCTAGACCAAATCTTGTTTCTCAATTCTCGGTACGATCTTGCTAGGGTCCGAGGACCAACTATCCGTCCGTGCCCGAGTACAAAGCCCAGTTCGGCAGCAAACACTTCTCAAGCTGTTAATGGTCATGTTGCACAAAATGGGTTTCATAACATCTCTTCCAGTGATGAGCCGACAGATATCCAAGAGCTTCAGGAATGCACTACGGCGGGATTTCTTGCCGAGTCCATGGACAACAGCGACGTGATGTTGGCCCAAAACTGGGACATGTCGGCCAACGTCTTCCTTAAAGATACGGCTGTCTACCTAGAAATTCACCCGGACCCGTCTGAAGACCTCCCCGTCATGTTTGTCACAACTGAGGCCGGCCAATTGGGCCGTTCTGGCTTCAACTCTGCCGGGCTTGGAGTTTGCGCAAGCTCACTCATGTCGACCGAAGATTACTTCCCGCTTGATCTGACTTTGCCTCCCGGCAGCGAACAGCAACCACTGCTGCCGATGTCTCTCGTACGAAGGCAATTTCTGCACAATATTAATTTTGCCAATGCGCTTATAAATGTGAAAAATGCACCGAGACATTTGTCGAATAAGCTCATCGTAGGCACAGCAGACAACTTTGTCATGTCTATGGAAATTACGCCTAGTGCTGTTCACTTGGGATACCCCTCTAACGGAGACAACTTTATTGTCGGATCAAATCACTTCATCAGTGAATCATTTCAAGCGAGTAAATGGAATGATCGCTATCCTGGAGGCAGCAGCTGGTTTCGCGCTGTGAGAGTCGCACAGAAAGTCCGGCCTTTCAATACTAAGCAATTATCGGCAGAGAAGGTTACTGAGGCGTTCTGCGACCATTTATCGCTTCCTTCCTCTGTTTGTCAACATATGGAAGACTGCACAGTGAAGAATGTACCGGATTATCCATACAAAGGTGCTCAGACAACATTGGCACATATAAGATACAACCTAACTAAGCGAACCGCAACTGTTTGCAAAGGTCCACCCTGTATGGGTGTCTTCAACGAGTATTCTCTGCCCGTTACGAGTAACCT TAACTCAGAAGGAACCCCAACGGGCTAA
- a CDS encoding uncharacterized protein (EggNog:ENOG41~TransMembrane:12 (i70-87o107-125i146-164o170-188i200-221o233-253i301-325o345-361i368-386o398-416i428-447o459-482i)): MDTEKRVVGSTHHDHELGVEESDGVHHVLDSVFIKKSQTDHDDALDFLQATGDQAFTYTDKEANSVRWKIDLMLMPLLLGTYTLNFLDKGILSNASVFGLKKDTHLVGQQYSWVASIFYFGYMLGQPVNAYMLHKVPMGKWLAGNVFGWGVCILLAITAKNFAGLATTRFFLGLFESVNNPAFVLITAQYYTRKEHSLRACIWWAGNAVGSFFGDLIAYAIGHGHGSLSPWKYMFITFGGFTVLWSAVLLLLLPDSPWKMGFLNEREKKIAVLRVMSNHTGISASNWKWKQAFSVLVDPQAWIFFCIAFIQCLPGGGLTAFNKLILTGLGYTNLQATIYSMPEHAIQLFGVVVAGIAGSYLKNFRCIVIVLSNIPPLVGSLIVYYVPASDKLTRLAGVYILFTNTISYIMVLSLVASNFAGMSRKTTVSAGIFLAYSAGNLVAPNLFIDSEAPLYPTGFRGMIASFITLIVLAFALMGYLVIQNKKRDKLYGKVDPNAVQEDDFMDLTDQELHYFRYAW, encoded by the exons ATGGATACGGAAAAAAGAGTTGTTGGCTCGACACACCACGATCATGAACTTGGCGTGGAAGAGTCAGATGGTGTTCATCATGTTTTGGACAGTGTTTTCATCAAGAAGTCACAAACAGATCATGATGATGCTCTAGACTTTCTCCAAGCTACCGGAGATCAAGCTTTCACCTACACAGACAAGGAAGCAAATAGCGTCCGGTGGAAAATTGACCTGATGCTAATGCCACTT TTACTTGGAACATATACACTGAACTTTCTGGATAAAGGCATTCTTTCCAACGCATCAGTTTTTGGCCTGAAGAAGGACACG CATCTTGTCGGCCAGCAATATAGCTGGGTTGCAAGCATTTTCTATTTTGG CTACATGCTAGGGCAGCCAGTTAATGCATACATGCTTCACAAAGTGCCTATGGGCAAATGGTTGGCTGGTAATGTATTTGGATGGGGAGTATGCATTCTGTTGGCCATTACGGCCAAAAACTTTGCAGGCCTCGCTACTACGCGCTTTTTTCTCGGACTTTTTGAGTCTGTCAATAACCCAGCATTTGTGCTCATCACTGCTCAATATTATACTCGCAAAGAACACTCACTTCGCGCATGTATATGGTGGGCAGGCAATGCGGTTGGatctttttttggagacCTTATCGCGTATGCCATCGGGCATGGCCACGGGTCGCTCTCGCCATGGAAGTACATGTTCATCACGTTCGGAGGCTTTACAGTCCTCTGGTCTGCAGTTCTGTTGCTGCTTTTACCCGATTCGCCATGGAAGATGGGATTTCTAAATGaacgagagaagaagattgctgTGTTGCGCGTCATGTCTAATCATACTGGAATCAGCGCCTCGAATTGGAAATGGAAACAAGCATTCTCCGTTCTTGTGGATCCTCAAGCCTGGATATTCTTCTGTATTGCATTTATCCAATGCTTACCAGGCGGTGGCTTGACGGCT TTCAACAAACTTATCCTAACAGGTCTTGGATATACCAATCTCCAAGCCACGATATACTCTATGCCGGAACATGCCATTCAGCTCTTTGGCGTCGTGGTTGC GGGCATTGCTGGTTCCTACCTGAAAAATTTTAGATGCATCGTTATTGTGCTATCTAATATCCCTCCCTTGGTTGGTAGCTTGATCGTGTATTACGTGCCGGCGTCCGACAAGTTGACGCGCTTGGCTGGTGTTTACATTCTCTTTACAAACACAATTAGTTATATCATGGTGTTGAGTCTTGTTGCTTCGAATTTCGCTGGAATGTCTCGCAAGACTACCGTTTCGGCTGGAATATTTCTTGCATATTCAGCTGGTAATCTCGTTGCTCCAAATCTCTTTATCGACTCGGAGGCACCTCTATATCCCACGGGGTTTAGAGGGATGATTGCTTCGTTTATAACGTTGATCGTCCTGGCCTTTGCTCTCATGGGATATTTGGTTatacaaaataaaaaacgtGATAAGTTGTACGGCAAAGTTGATCCAAATGCCGTACAGGAGGATGACTTTATGGATTTAACGGATCAGGAGTTGCACTATTTCCGATATGCCTGGTGA